The Primulina tabacum isolate GXHZ01 chromosome 7, ASM2559414v2, whole genome shotgun sequence genome includes a window with the following:
- the LOC142551287 gene encoding heat shock factor-binding protein-like: protein MDGHDAENSKQSTSDMTAFVQNLLQQMQTRFQTMSESIISKIDEMGNRIDELEQSINDLRNEMGQEGSPSPSAPLKARDDPKSADDC, encoded by the exons ATG GATGGACATGATGCAGAGAACTCAAAACAGAGCACTTCTGATATGACAGCATTT GTGCAAAACCTACTTCAGCAAATG CAAACTAGGTTTCAGACAATGTCTGAATCCATCATTTCGAAAA TCGATGAAATGGGGAACCGGATCGATGAACTTGAGCAGAGTATCAATGACCTTAGGAATGAAATGGGTCAAGAAGGCTCTCCATCGCCCTCAGCTCCATTGAAGGCAAGAGATGACCCCAAGTCTGCTGACGATTGTTAA
- the LOC142551288 gene encoding xyloglucan 6-xylosyltransferase 2-like: protein MLARVLSQRRVLQLQRLARNGKLTLLCLFLTVIVLRGNLGAGRFGTPEKDLDDIRDTISYFRKRHEPRRVLEEATQGERGSGVSVDNGNNNYADFDIRKILKDEDDGVAEFTRDLSKPYTLGPKITNWDEQRGEWLKNNLDFPNFLGPNKPRVLLVTGSSPKPCENPVGDHYLLKSIKNKIDYCRVHGIEIFYNMALLDAEMSGFWAKLPLIRKLLLSHPEVEFLWWMDSDAMFTDMAFEVPWERYKDRNFVMHGWDEMVYDDKNWIGLNTGSFLLRNCQWSLDILDTWAPMGPKGKIREDAGALLTRELKDRPVFEADDQSAMVYILGSQKDKWGDKVYLESKYYLHGYWGILVDKYEEMMDNYHPGFGDHRWPLVTHFVGCKPCGKFGDYPVERCLRQMDRAFNFGDNQILQMYGFTHRSLASRRVKRTRNETSNPLEDMSDHLGLLHPSYKAIKVPST from the coding sequence ATGCTAGCTCGGGTCCTCAGCCAGCGACGCGTGCTGCAGCTTCAGCGCCTTGCGCGCAATGGTAAGTTGACCCTTCTTTGTCTTTTCCTCACTGTGATAGTTCTGCGAGGAAATCTTGGAGCTGGTAGATTTGGGACGCCGGAGAAAGATCTAGATGATATCCGTGACACGATTTCGTATTTCCGCAAGCGGCACGAGCCGCGGCGGGTGTTGGAAGAGGCGACTCAAGGGGAGCGGGGAAGTGGTGTTAGTGTGGATAATGGGAACAATAACTATGCTGACTTTGATATAAGGAAGATTTTGAAGGATGAAGATGACGGGGTTGCTGAATTTACGAGGGATTTATCTAAGCCCTATACTTTAGGGCCGAAGATTACGAATTGGGATGAGCAGAGAGGCGAATGGTTGAAAAATAATTTGGATTTTCCGAATTTTCTGGGTCCGAATAAGCCGAGGGTTTTGTTGGTTACTGGATCTTCGCCTAAGCCCTGTGAGAATCCTGTGGGAGATCATTACTTGTTGAAGTCTATTAAGAATAAGATTGATTATTGCAGGGTTCATGGGATCGAGATCTTTTACAATATGGCATTGCTCGATGCGGAGATGTCTGGGTTTTGGGCGAAGTTGCCTTTGATCCGGAAGCTGTTGCTTTCGCATCCGGAGGTGGAGTTCTTGTGGTGGATGGATAGTGATGCTATGTTTACGGATATGGCGTTTGAGGTGCCATGGGAGAGGTATAAGGATCGTAATTTCGTGATGCACGGTTGGGACGAGATGGTTTACGACGACAAGAATTGGATTGGTTTAAACACGGGAAGTTTCTTGCTTCGGAACTGTCAATGGTCTTTGGATATTCTCGATACGTGGGCGCCTATGGGGCCTAAGGGGAAGATCAGAGAGGATGCAGGGGCGCTCTTGACTCGGGAGTTGAAGGATAGGCCGGTTTTTGAGGCAGATGATCAGTCTGCAATGGTGTATATATTGGGATCACAGAAGGATAAGTGGGGTGACAAGGTTTATCTGGAGAGTAAATATTATTTGCACGGTTATTGGGGGATTTTGGTGGATAAATACGAGGAAATGATGGATAATTATCATCCGGGGTTTGGTGATCACCGATGGCCGCTCGTGACTCACTTTGTGGGATGCAAGCCTTGTGGGAAATTCGGGGATTATCCAGTCGAGCGGTGCTTGAGGCAAATGGATCGTGCATTCAACTTTGGGGACAATCAGATTTTACAGATGTATGGATTCACTCACAGATCACTCGCTAGCAGGAGAGTGAAGAGAACGAGGAACGAGACTAGCAATCCACTTGAAGACATGAGCGATCATCTTGGATTGCTTCACCCTTCGTATAAAGCTATAAAGGTACCATCTACTTGA
- the LOC142551291 gene encoding putative histone-arginine methyltransferase 1.4, which produces MGVSADDNKPKEQDFLVASISQLSISNSTASPVVARFRSELGVPELRFETESNPNGSVHFDLRACQLYMLSPIESICILEASELNKEKSYSRGLTIQFRNEEESRAFHCAFERCKKEVVVQGSLLPNGPVSSKSKFDDKIEASSAKMYFHYYGQLLHQQNMLQDYVRTGSYYAAVMENRVDFLDRIVVDVGAGSGILSLFAAQAGARHVYAVEASEMSEYARKLIAGNPLLSQRITVIKGKVEEVDLPEQADVLISEPMGTLLVNERMLESYVIARDRFLDPSGKMFPTLGRIHVAPFSDEYLYIEIANKALFWQQQNYYGVNLTSLHGTAFQGYFSQPVVDAFDPRLLVAPPVSHVIDFTSSKEEDLYEIDIPLKFVASVGTRVHGLACWFDVLFNGSTVQRWLTTSPGAPTTHWYQLRCVLSQPIYVMSGQEITGRLFMVAHKAQSYTIHLTLSAKMWGPGAEQGGILQTSSGKLELKEPYYRMSQPQVYPMAQEQQSHQLLQSQDLQIQSQDEDVSDLFQQPM; this is translated from the exons ATGGGGGTCTCAGCAGATGACAATAAGCCCAAGGAGCAAGACTTTTTGGTTGCTTCGATATCGCAGCTGTCGATTTCTAACTCCACTGCTTCGCCGGTGGTGGCGCGGTTTCGCTCCGAGTTAGGAGTGCCGGAGCTCCGGTTCGAAACGGAGTCGAACCCGAATGGTTCCGTACACTTCGACCTCCGAGCTTGCCAG CTTTACATGCTCAGTCCGATTGAATCAATTTGCATCCTTGAAGCTTCTGAACTAAATAAAGAG AAAAGCTATTCGAGGGGACTCACCATTCAATTTAGAAATGAAGAGGAAAGTAGGGCCTTCCATTGTGCATTTGAGCGATGTAAGAAGGAAGTGGTTGTTCAAG GATCATTGTTGCCAAATGGACCTGTATCATCCAAAAGCAAGTTTGATGACAAAATAGAAGCATCTTCTGCCAAGATGTACTTTCATTACTACGGACAGCTTCTACACCAGCAAAATATGTTGCAAGATTATGTGAGGACAG GAAGTTATTATGCTGCAGTGATGGAGAATCGTGTGGATTTTCTTGATCGCATAGTAGTTGATGTTGGTGCTGGCAGTGGCATCTTGTCTTTATTTGCTGCTCAG GCTGGTGCAAGACATGTTTATGCTGTGGAAGcatcagaaatgtcagaatatGCACGCAAACTTATAGCTGGTAATCCATTGCTTAGCCAAAGAATAACA GTGATAAAGGGTAAAGTTGAAGAGGTTGACTTACCTGAGCAAGCAGATGTGTTGATATCTGAACCAATGG GCACTTTGCTAGTCAACGAGAGAATGCTGGAGTCGTACGTAATTGCCAGAGACAGATTTCTTGATCCAAGTGGGAAAATGTTCCCAACTTTGGGAAG AATACATGTGGCACCATTCAGTGATGAATATTTATATATCGAGATCGCGAATAAG GCCTTGTTTTGGCAGCAGCAAAATTATTATGGCGTTAATTTGACATCTTTACATGGAACTGCATTTCAAGGATACTTCTCACAG CCAGTGGTAGATGCTTTTGATCCAAGATTATTGGTGGCTCCCCCAGTCTCCCATGTCATAGACTTCACTTCTTCAAAG GAGGAAGATTTGTATGAAATTGACATTCCATTGAAGTTTGTTGCTTCCGTTGGCACCAGAGTCCATGGGTTAGCTTGTTGGTTTGATGTACTATTCAATGGGAG CACCGTGCAAAGGTGGCTTACCACTTCCCCTGGTGCACCTACGACACACTGGTACCAGCTGCGCTGTGTCCTGTCCCAACCTATTTATGTGATGTCTGGACAAGAGATAACAGGTCGACTCTTTATGGTAGCCCATAAAGCTCAGAGTTATACCATTCACCTTACATTGTCAG CTAAGATGTGGGGACCTGGTGCCGAACAAGGAGGAATACTACAGACATCATCCGGCAAACTTGAGCTCAAAGAGCCTTATTATCGGATGTCTCAACCTCAGGTATATCCGATGGCACAAGAACAACAATCACATCAGTTATTGCAATCACAG GATTTACAAATACAATCCCAGGATGAGGACGTTTCAGATTTGTTCCAACAACCAATGTGA